AGGTAACAAATCAGTGTTGTTATTGACAAAAAAATTGCCTACCAACGCACACTACGCACATACACCACGTTTTATTTTTCGAATTCAtattcaatcatttatttgcataaaaaacatagaaatgcatgcaaatacaataaaaaacagAGATCACAACAATACAGATATCAGAAATAATAATACCCACATAGctgtcaaacaaaaaaaaccggacaagtgcgagtcggactcgcccactgaggagTCCGTAgctattagtatttgttgttatagcggcaacagaaatacatcatctgtgagaatttcaactgtccaactatcacggttaatgagatacagcctggtgacagacagacggacagtggagtcttagtaatagggtcccgtttttaccctttgggtacagaaccctaaaaaaaaacaataattcgaAGTCACATTCTGATAACTTGCATACCTATAATGCGCTGATTTTAAACAAGCGtgaatacgagtatgtatattGGATAAacgtaataatttatttactatcTCTACAGCTGACTGTAGTAATGAGGCTTAAAAATGTAGGTGGAAGCATTATTCTAAGTCCACCTTGAAAACAGAATGTTTCCCTGTAAACATAATCGAATGCCAGTGTCGTTTCCGAGAATCTTATCAACATAAATTCTCCTACgagtacagtaagctgcagagataactgaccgcCCTGCAAACAGCGTTCTATGCAAGGAGTCAGTAAACTGTGCAGCCTACTGTACAGGACGTAATCCGCAggctaaattttatttttttaacagttttgtAGTGTCAGTTTTTCTCGAAccttatcattatcatttaCGCCAATGCCATTCGATTTTCTCCCCAAAACAAAACTCGTAGCATTTAACATTGTTAATGAGCTTTAGTTGTAGATTAATCCGACTTGACTAATGGGCCAAGGAAAGGTAAGTATTTCACCACCGGCTCGCCCAACGAGAACACGTAGCGGACTGGCTCGAACCAGGCGGCGAAGAACGACAAGACGAAACACCAGAACACTATCTTTAATATGATGTCCAACACGAACAAGCTGCAAAAAAATCATATGTTATTCGACTGTCAACCACAAGTAAGTGCGGGGACGAAAACAAAGTTTTCACTTTTAAACTGGTATCATATTTTGGAtctattaggtacctacgtttGTGCTTtacaaattgtgtttttttttttatatattttatgaattcCAAGTTGGatgcaattattttttaaacggAGGCTCTAGTTCTGAGGCCTGAGTAACATGTTACagacaaaaccggccaagtgcgagtcggactcgcccaccgagggttcaatactttataattttgttgttatagaggcaacagaaatacatcatctgtgaaaatttcaactgtctagctatcacggttcatgagatacagcctggtgacagacagacggacagacagacagacggacagcggagtcttagtaatagatgTAAAACGCTGCGTAAATTGTAAACTATCTAAAAGTAATGtaggttagtatttttttcttactttcgTACCTTCCTACTGCAATATTAAATGGGAAATTAGATTTTAACTAGTTGTAGACGATTACTCACAAGTTATGGTACATTCTGTTGTACTTGACTTTCGCAAAGTCCTCTTTCATGCAGAATTGGCGTCCACCTTCCACTGCTTTAATCATGTAGTCTTCCCTGTCTAAATCATCTACGTAAGTTAAGTATAACTCATTATCTTCGTCGGACAATTTTGTATGAATGGCGTCATAGTTAGGGCAGGGGAAGAACCACTCTCGTGTGGTGAAGTATTGCAGCACTTCCAGCCCTTGGGATATTCTATCTTGTAACCTTGTCATGCTGTAAACAAAGTACATATTTACAGTAACAAGATCAGTTCGTTTATTCAAAATAGACTTTAACCGCATGATAACCTGTCGCTTATTAAATTTTGGTCCAAGTAATAATTACAACTtctaaggatgactcacgttagaccgggccgtgtccgggccggagcttccggcgcttcgttttctatggaaagcaccacgtgatcacctgtcatgtccgGTCTAACGTAAGTCATCCTCTAAGCGTCTGGTAACAATACTTTGCTGTAGTCAATCATGAAAATCATGAACCAACCTGGCTCTTAGGCGTATAACCGAAATAATCGCATTAAACTACAGaaattaagaataataaaaacaagtaataATTAAAGCATTTTGATCAGGATATAAATTTGTACAGTTCAGATACCTTTACCTACGTCACTTGCATCTACTTATTTTGAACGTAGGTcacttaatagtattttatacaatcgtgatataatagagagcttttcagtcgagtaccgtgtttaagcaacgaagcttgacGAGATTGGAACCTGCTCCTtgcaaattcaattttaagacagtttttttctcgattttggccaccgtagcctatggagactaacaagcaacgctaagcggttttcgtagggtatggatgttgctatatgaagggtgtcacatgcgcgtttctgacttattaagcaattgtttctactacaacataaaataaaatgtttttgttggccaaccactCACAAAggagatgcgacgcagcagcgtgtttaagtaggctaatttgcattgaatcaagtctccttaaacaagaaatattttatcgaaatgtatgaaattctgttttcaaaatttttataattgactaaaccgtatcgataaaataaaactataaaactatggaaacggatttcatgagtaactatcgcggtaaccgaagacaatattacgtatcgataaaattcttatgcttgagtcggaagtgccatagactatccaacgttaaaatgagtaaggttgtagtattgtatatgaagttgtaatacacagattatactcgtcGAGTAGAAAAACATATATTGAAATGCCACCAAacacattttcatgtaaaatgttgccaagacgaaaccataaggctcgcactatCAGAAAGTTATCAGAGATCTTGTAGAGGTTATAActatacaagccctaacttcacaaactctgcACCTCAGTTAAATTATGTGACTTGGCCGTTTCGCCGTCAAatggacgtaaggtgaaaaactgatcccaccaaaaacattttcatgtaaaatgttgccaagacgaaacaataaaggctcgcactgtcaaaaagttatcagatgtcttgtagagccaagcttctaacacTACaatacaagccctaactttacAAACTCTGCagcttagtcaaaatatgtggcttggccgtttcgctaccgtcacatggacgtaaggtgaaaaatgtattcactattcattattttttattatacaatagttcttgtagtaacgaaacggccaagccacataatttgactaaggtgtagagtttgtaaagttagggcttgtagagttagaagcttggctttataagagatctgataactttttaacagtgcgagccttgtggtttcgtcttggcaacattttacatgataatgtttttggtgggatttcacttctttttgtaagttgcttacgACAATCTTCcgtcccctaatttaaagggttggcggtaatttactattaaaaatcctgaaatacgtatctggaggcatcttttacacaatctgctttttactgattcctcatacaaacttcaacccccttttctcCCTAACGctttttccacccccttacggggtgattttggggttgaaaactattatatatgtttccctataacaaaaactatctacataccaaatttcaactaaatcggttcagcggttatgaattccccatacaaaattccacccccattttcacccccttaggggctaaaaatttagttttttttttgttgtttgtgtactaagactatcttacatactaaatttcagcttcctaggatttcaggaagtaccctaaaggttttgatgatcatcagtgagtgagtgacgaaatcggggttttttagatattaataaaatctaaagtataagagctatgtaacTGTTTAtttggtataatccaaacccaagttatgagggttcaaaaaaacgacgaagcgcttcgagaaaaggtaggtgcCCGTGCGCTTCGCTTTGTTGTCGACCGACAAGGACTTTTATAGAGGAAACGTCAAAAAGGTATCCTTACACAATTTACATTTGCATCTCAGCTCACACATTTATATATTACttttcaaaattttcatttctcatgctctgaaagagggttattgttgttctaaaaaatatgcagaaaatgatacgtttcagtacgtttttttttaatttttttttacgataagcaattaaaatttgggtttaaatggatttattGTACAATTTCAATTCTGATATTGAACACCCCTTTCCAttaataacgatacttttacctaaatggttaattgaaagtaccctcaagaaatttaatgctataaaaaaatatacgtagtcatgtttaaaaaaaaacatgtatttttctttcctcgtattcgaaatgaaaagtagtgttaaactcgggtgaaaggcatcatttcagccttggactattggcgctctcactgcggtCGAGCGCCAAagtacctcggcagaaatgagtgcctttcatcccttggttaacaagctactaaatatatacttacaatcgtTTCTGTCCAGTGATTAAAAGAAGAAAATCAATGAGATACGCCGGGCCCAAATGGAAGAGAATGCGTTTTGTTTCGTGTAGAAAGTAATTAGTCGTAATGTCCCCGTTGGGGTACCACAACGGCCAAGCCAAGGGGTATTTTCGGGCATACTTCTTCCCTATATCTAGTACTTCTCCCCATGTGGTTGGTTTTAGGTGTCCTCCATTCAAGTTGTAAATGGGTATGTGTTCGGATCTGAAATAATTTAAAGCATAAGTAGTACAGTAGAATATACCCAAGTCtaaattaggtacctagaaaATTTTAGTCTAAGCTGCTTTATCCCCAACAAACTAAGGATGGGAATGGGATTAGTCAGATTGAAAAAgctattgaattgaattgacaaGAAAGGAATTTAAAATAGCAACtacctgggagaccgagctttgctgggaaaacatataatgactcaaaaatgcgcgttttcccagagataagacctagctagatcgatttttcgcccccgaaaacctaaatcgttagagccgtttccgagatcaccgaaatatataaatacttattgcaTTAAgcattgctcgtttaaaggtataggATTATTAAACGAGACCCATCAACCAATGGTTGAATTAAAATGTGCTAAGTAAGTACTTTATCGAACAGAAAAAGAAAACCTCTAACTGCGTGAGATGTCTTAGTTTGGACTTCGTGGTTTGAAATCGTactttacagtcgccatcagatatattgaagcggccaaggtgctcacaaatatctgaacacgcctctatttatTCTCAAGACGCTAGAGtgcatcatcttcctcgcgttgtcccggcattttgccacagctcatgggagcctggggtccgcttggcaactaatcccaagaattggcgtaggcactagtttttacgaaaacaactgccatctgaccttcgaacccagagggtaaaccaGGCCCTATTGGGATtattcctcacgatgttttccttcaccgaaaagcgactggcaaatatcaaatgatatttcgtacaaatgatagttccgaaaaactcattggtacgagccggggtttgaacccgcgacctccggattgcaagtcgcacgctcttaccgctagggtACCAGCCCTtgttttaaggcgctagagtgcgaattgagatatttttgagcaccttggcggagcatctgatggcgactgtacccacACTTACTTTGTTTTTTTCGTCACTTCAACCATTACGAGAGTGATGAGGCCGTTGATGGCCAAATCGACGGGGATGACCTGCGCGTTCAAGCTGCCGTCGCACAGCATAGTTCTGATGACGCCCTTACCGGCGCCCAGCATCACGCCCACCGGCCCGTTGAGACTGTCCACCCAGCCAGGAATGGGATCCTTGAGTGACGGGCACACTGAAAGAGACATATTtatgaacaataaataaataaataaatgaaaataaataaaaaatttataaaaaatttaaaagaaaaacaaaataaaaaccataaaataagtaaaaactgtaataatttaatttcaattctttttaaaaaaaagggaaccgccttcaaaaaaccaacccactgaaaagcacaaaataatttttatataccccaccccctatccttgtccagtccctatcccgtcgtaaagcaaatttctgccaaaaagtaattaacacctaataataagcaaattaattacCATCCGGGTAATGGCTTAGTTTTCGAAGAAGGTGCCAATCCAACAGAAAGACATGTTTAGTTCTTGCACTACTAACTACTTCTcgtatttctttttctatttgGCAGCAAAGAAAGTTTTtgttggtttggcaccgccttcaaaaactaagtcattacccggatggtaattaatttgcttattattaggtattaattactttttggcagaaatttgcattaaaaaaataaataaaatatataatattcttATATTGTGTTTGCTTTGCTTttgaaagttttatgaataaggaggtTATACTTACCAATCGTGGGTCTAGCAATGACGCAAGGTAATTCAGGGTACGCATTCATGACCAAACTCTCGGCGAGTCGTTTGGTGTAGGTGTATGTGTTCGGATGATGGTTTAGCAGGGACGGCGTTAGCAGAGCTAGTTGCTTCTCGTCTAAGAAATCGCACAGGCGCATGATGTCGTGGGGATCCGCGGTTGGAGAATggaactgaaattgaactttagtATGGATCGGGATCTCAACGCACTATAAATAACTCAACATTTTCAAAGACTCGCAGTCAGCGACGTAGGCGCTTAtcgtttatttgtaaaatatatagtactatGCGTGGCGCATAAACGACCTGATGGTATTTCAATTCATAAGGCCATTTTAAACTAAAGGGGCTTAACCCCGAACTCATCTTCTgttaatatttctttgtttaaGTACATGAGTAAAAGTCCACCTCATACCTACTAAATTAGTATGTGAGCGTCAACGTGTAGTTACCGTGAGAAGTCTTATGTGGGCCATCTAATCAATACCTAAGTGATGTGGGCACAATAAGTTACCTTATCTAAACGTTATATATCTTAGTTCTAATTCTAACGCTTTCTAAATTATCTTCATGTCTCGTAGTCTTTATTCGCGTTTGGTGGGCTCTCgacaattgtgacgttttcaagcaaacggtaccacattgtcgcctaccataaggacgaaatttgcttgtatctttatacgaataacctgacaatgtggtaccttttgcttgaaaacgaaaCAATTTGTCTGACATTTTAATAGTAACGACGACGATAGTAACAAATTCTGGAATCATACCTTTTCTTCCAATACTCTATAGTCAGGATAGCAAAAAGCTGTCGATAAGTGCACAAACATATCCAGATTCTTAAACTTCCTGGCAACATTCAGGGCGCGCATGGTTCCCGCCGTGTTCATGGCCACACTGTCCTTTAGCGGCGACTCCAGCCTCAAGGTCGCGGCGAAATGGAACACCACCGACACCTCTTCGGACATGATATCCAAATTCTTGCTGGAGACACCTAAGTCCTCGTAGAGGACATCTCCTTGGATTGGTACAATTTTCTTAAAACCACtctttttctcattttttaTTCTATCGAAAACCTGTAAAATTTAGGTAAATATGATTCCacgcaaaaacattttcatgcaaaatgttgccaagacgaaaccatagggctcgcactgtcaaaaagttatcagatatcttgtagagccaagcttctaactctacaagcctaacttcacaaactctacacatGCCTTCTGACATTAAGTTCCCCTTTTGTACaacttttactgtgcaataaagtttaaaaataaataattatcaccTCACGTGTGTTATGTAAGTATAAGGTATATGGTATGTATCTTGCCCGCGCGAGACCAGGCACTGGAGCTTTGTGGACGATTGCCCCTATACTATGTAATATGTAAGCGTCTTGAACGAATCTAAAAtgatatttatataagtactaTAAGGGCTTAACGAGGCAAAAAATCGATAAATCTTGGGAAAGTTTGTTCTGGCGAGATTCTACAATCACACTAACGAGTCAAAAAAAAGTCAATATTAAGTAAGTTACCGGGGACCGTTGCATGTCCTCCCAGCGCTGTCTGATAGATTTTCCCCTTTTCGACCTGATTAATACGTATACATTTC
The Cydia strobilella chromosome Z, ilCydStro3.1, whole genome shotgun sequence genome window above contains:
- the LOC134753825 gene encoding putative fatty acyl-CoA reductase CG5065 — encoded protein: MESKPSVREFYKGRNVLVTGGSGFMGKVLIEKLLYTIPDIGNVYVLIRSKRGKSIRQRWEDMQRSPVFDRIKNEKKSGFKKIVPIQGDVLYEDLGVSSKNLDIMSEEVSVVFHFAATLRLESPLKDSVAMNTAGTMRALNVARKFKNLDMFVHLSTAFCYPDYRVLEEKFHSPTADPHDIMRLCDFLDEKQLALLTPSLLNHHPNTYTYTKRLAESLVMNAYPELPCVIARPTIVCPSLKDPIPGWVDSLNGPVGVMLGAGKGVIRTMLCDGSLNAQVIPVDLAINGLITLVMVEVTKKTKSEHIPIYNLNGGHLKPTTWGEVLDIGKKYARKYPLAWPLWYPNGDITTNYFLHETKRILFHLGPAYLIDFLLLITGQKRFMTRLQDRISQGLEVLQYFTTREWFFPCPNYDAIHTKLSDEDNELYLTYVDDLDREDYMIKAVEGGRQFCMKEDFAKVKYNRMYHNFLFVLDIILKIVFWCFVLSFFAAWFEPVRYVFSLGEPVVKYLPFLGPLVKSD